From a region of the Helianthus annuus cultivar XRQ/B chromosome 5, HanXRQr2.0-SUNRISE, whole genome shotgun sequence genome:
- the LOC110941700 gene encoding cytochrome P450 78A5, with protein sequence MSSSTTLYIPNASSPVITFPLFLTLLIFLSAFAFLLAPGGLAWALSKARSKTTIPGPSGIPILGLIFAFTSSMTHRTLAKLSVAFNATHLMAFSVGLTRFVISSHPETAKEILNSSAFADRPVKESAYELLFHRAMGFAPYGEYWRNLRRISAIHMFSPKRVSGSGCFRAKTGLKLVNQISTSMNCKGFVEVKKLLHFASLNNVMMSVFGKSYDDFGENGGGEGYEVEKLVSEGYELLGIFNWSDHFPIIWWFDLQGVRRRCRDLVSRVNVYVAGIIDEHRGRRSEKGGDMADCDGDFVDVLLDLESENKFSESDMIAVLWEMIFRGTDTVAILLEWILARMVLHPDIQARAQSEIDSVVGLGRPVSDTDLPNLPYLHAIVKETLRVHPPGPLLSWARLAIHDTHVGPHMVPAGTTAMVNMWAITHDAQIWADPEMFNPDRFMGQEVPIMGSDLRLAPFGAGRRVCPGKAMGLATVQLWLAQLLQNFKWVGSVSGSDPVDLSECLKMSLEMKNPLVCKAVARV encoded by the exons atGTCTTCCTCTACAACTCTCTACATTCCAAATGCTTCATCTCCAGTGATCACCTTCCCTCTCTTCCTAACCCTCCTTATTTTCTTGTCGGCTTTCGCATTCCTCCTCGCTCCGGGCGGGCTCGCTTGGGCGCTATCGAAAGCCCGATCGAAAACCACGATTCCCGGCCCGTCCGGTATTCCTATACTCGGGCTAATATTTGCCTTCACATCTTCCATGACTCACAGAACCCTTGCAAAACTCTCTGTAGCATTTAATGCTACACATTTAATGGCGTTCTCCGTCGGATTGACTCGCTTTGTTATCTCGAGTCACCCGGAGACCGCCAAAGAGATCCTCAACAGCTCTGCGTTCGCGGACCGGCCCGTTAAGGAGTCCGCGTACGAGCTGTTGTTTCATAGAGCGATGGGGTTCGCTCCATACGGGGAATATTGGCGAAACCTTAGGCGGATATCGGCTATTCATATGTTTAGCCCGAAAAGGGTATCCGGGTCCGGATGTTTTCGGGCTAAAACAGGGCTGAAGTTGGTGAATCAGATCTCTACTTCCATGAATTGTAAAGGGTTCGTGGAGGTGAAGAAGCTGCTTCATTTTGCTTCGTTAAACAATGTCATGATGTCGGTTTTCGGTAAATCGTACGATGATTTTGGCGAAAATGGGGGTGGAGAAGGGTATGAGGTTGAGAAGTTGGTGAGTGAAGGATATGAGTTGCTCGGAATCTTTAACTGGAGTGATCATTTTCCGATCATTTGGTGGTTTGATCTTCAGGGAGTTAGGAGGAGGTGCAGAGATTTGGTGTCTAGAGTTAATGTTTACGTTGCGGGAATCATCGATGAACACCGTGGGAGAAGGTCTGAGAAGGGCGGAGATATGGCGGATTGCGACGGTGATTTTGTCGATGTTTTGCTCGATTTGGAATCGGAGAACAAGTTTAGCGAGTCTGACATGATCGCGGTTCTTTGG GAAATGATCTTTAGGGGAACCGATACAGTGGCGATTTTGTTAGAATGGATTTTGGCTAGGATGGTGTTACACCCGGATATACAAGCAAGAGCCCAATCCGAAATCGATAGTGTTGTCGGGTTGGGTCGACCCGTATCCGATACGGATCTCCCAAACCTGCCTTACCTCCATGCAATTGTGAAAGAAACCCTACGTGTGCATCCGCCTGGCCCACTTCTGTCATGGGCTAGGCTCGCAATCCACGACACCCATGTGGGTCCACACATGGTACCGGCCGGGACAACAGCCATGGTCAACATGTGGGCCATAACCCATGATGCTCAAATATGGGCTGACCCGGAAATGTTCAACCCAGATAGGTTTATGGGCCAGGAGGTTCCGATAATGGGTTCGGATCTTCGTTTGGCTCCATTTGGCGCGGGTCGGAGGGTTTGCCCCGGAAAAGCAATGGGTTTGGCTACTGTTCAGCTTTGGCTGGCCCAATTGCTTCAGAATTTCAAATGGGTCGGATCTGTTTCCGGGTCGGATCCTGTTGATTTGTCCGAGTGTTTGAAAATGTCACTTGAAATGAAGAACCCACTGGTGTGCAAGGCTGTGGCTAGGGTTTGA